DNA sequence from the Thermodesulfobacteriota bacterium genome:
ATCCCGCAGCATCCCTGGGCCGGCAGGACGACCTCGAAGCCATTGGCCTCCAGGACCTCCACGGTCGCCCTGCCCACATCCACCTCGTTGGTGTTGATGAAACAGCCATAGAAATAGGCGATTTTTTCCCCCTCGCAGGGCGACCGTTTCCTAAACCATTGCCTGAAGGTCGGGGATTGGAAGAAGGGAAGTTCTCTCCGGCGATCGATTCCCAAGAGGAGATGGAGGGTTCTTCTGACGATGCCGCTCCTCCAAAGCGGGTTGAGAACCCGGGAGAGCCTGGAACCCATCTCGCCAAAGAGGTAAGTATGGGAGAGAAGCCAATCCCTGAGAGGCCTTCCTCTCTCGTCGAGATGTTTGGCCCTGGCTATCAGGTTCATTTCGGAGATGGGGACCCCTGAAGGGCAGGCGAGATCGCAGAGGTGACAGCCGATGCAGAGGTCGGTCCATTCGCCTCCCGGATATGTTGAGGTTATTCGGAATCGCTCGGCCCCAGGTCCTGCCTGCTTCGGCCCCGGAAAGAAGGGGGTCACCCTCGAGACCGGGCAGACCGCCATGCAGGTGGCACAACGAATGCAGGCATCCGCTCCTCTCTTCGCTGAAAGGGCCCTTGTGGAATGTTCGGTCTTCGATCTGGAATGCTCATGGGAAGGCATACTTCGCTGCCCAATACCCTGTGACGATTTCAATCCCCTCTCTCGATTTTTCTTTAAGGAAATGATGGCCGGCAAGGAGGGTGCCAGCGATCCGGACGTTTTCAAGGACGATGTTTCCCCTCTCATCCAAGGGGCGAAAAGAGGCATCGGTTGAGATTCCCATCCGGTGAATCGGATGATCGTCGAAGAAGGAGGCCCCAAACCAATCCCTTGGGGAAAGAAAGGGGAAAACAGGGAGATGGAAGAGGGGTTCCCATACGCGATCTCGATCGGCCATCAACCCACCCCCCATAAAACGGCCCGTGGCAACGATATATTGTTCTGCCGTATCCAACCGGGTCACCGGAGGATGGCCGATTTCGATGCCTTCGCAACGTTTTCCTTTCAGGGTGGCCTTCGAAACCCAATGGCCCTGGAGAAAGGTCGCTCCCCGACGGATCAGCCACTCCTTGAAACGACCGAAGATTCTCAATCCGGGGATGGAGGGAGGGAGGATGGGAATCTCGAAGACGGCCACCCCGAGCCTCTTCTCGAGATCCCTTCTCGCCCTCATCGGATCGCGAATCCCCAAGACCGCGGGAAGCCCGACCATTTCCTCTCCCTTCAGCACGGCCTTTATTTCTCCGGCGACGAATTCCCGGAAGGGGGGCTGTTCCATCCACCTGGCCAGGGCAAGGGCCGAGACTTCGGTTCCGAAATCTCCCGGAAGGGGAAGAGTCGTTTGGCGGGACCCGTAGAGGTCAGCGAGGCGCCGGGGATGAAAATCTCTTAATCCTTTAAACCCTACGATGAGCGTCCTCTTCTCTCTGAGATGGATTCCCCTCATCAGGGTCGATGGGACGAGGTAGGTGGGCCTAAACGTTCCGGCCCCGGTAGGGATCAGGCTGTTCCTTCCGTCTCTCGCTTCAAAGGTGTAGGGCGGAGGAAAGAGGACCCCGAAGGAGGAGAGGGCCTCCTCGATCTTTTCCACCCCCACCCGGGCATAAGGGTGTTCAGGATGGTCATGGACCCAACCGTTCAGGGCTTCTCTCATCTTGCCTCCTTCCAGGGGGGTGCCGAGGAGGTCGATCGTATTGGAGAAGAGGGTGAGGCCGCCCATCCCTTTTCCCACGACCAAAACCTTCCTGCCTGCCTCGACGGCCGTTTTTGCCGCCATCAGTCCCGAAAGCCCCATCCCGATGACGATGAGATCGTAATGCATAGGCCCGACCAGGATCAGAAATCGGAATCTCGAAGTTGGAAAGGAAAATTACCCAATGCCTTAAAGGTTGAAGATTCCCTTGTAGATCCCCTCGATCAATTCCTCTTCTTTTAAGGCCGCTCCCCAGAGGATCGGCCGGATTCCTCTCCACCTCTCCTCGAGAAACCCTTTCAATATCCCGATGGAATCTCCATCGATCTTTCCCCTCTCGTGCAAAAGGCCCAAGAGTCGATAGACACAGAAGGCGCCCTGGCACGTCCCCTTGGCGAGCCGCGTCCGGTGGAGGATGTCCTGGAGGTTCTTCAGCTCTCTCTCCATGACCGCTTCTTCGATTTCGCCCTGAGAGACGAGCTCGCAATCGCAGAGGATTTCTCCGTGGCCAAGGGTTTTGAGCCGTTCGGCAAGGCCCGAAATTTTGAAAGCCTTCGGCAGGGGTTTCAGATGGGTGGTGCACGAGGCCGAAACCCCCATCTTCTGACAGATCAGGTCAGAGGTCTTTTCAGCCATCATTCGGTAGGTGGCGAGTTTTCCTCCCGTGATGGTGATCAAATTTTGGAGGCCGTCCCTCTCCCCATGATCGAGGAGGACGAAGCCCCTGCTAAGGGCACGGTCATCGCCCCTTTCTTCGGAGCGAAAGAGGGGTCGAATGCCGGCATAGGCGCGGAGGAATCGTGCCTCTTCTATGGCCGGGATCATCCTCGATGTCTCCCGGATCAGATGGGAGACCTCGGAGGGGGTGACCTCGAAATTCTCGGGATCTTCGACGCGCACCGATGTGGTCCCAAGAATGGAGACGGTATGGTTGGGGACGATGATATCCCCATCCGATGGAGGCCGACAGCGATTGATCACCCGGCGCGAAAGCCTCTGGTTCGTGATGAGCATCGACCCTTTTGAAAGGGCCATGGGAAGACGGAGGTTTAACCGTCTCAGAAAACCCTCCGCCCAGGCCCCGGTGGCATTGATGAGGAAGGAGGTTTCGATCTGATGCTCTTCACCGCTGAGAAGGTCTCGGAGGATGGCCCTCCGCACCCGATCCCCCTCCACGTGGAGGCGGGTCACCTCGGTGTGGAGGAGGGCCTTGGCGCCGTGGTCCTCCGCATCCCTCACGTTGGAGAGGACGAGTTCGAAGGGGTCGATCGCGGCGTCGGGAACCTCAACGGCGCTGAGAATCGCGGGGTTGAGTTCCGGTTCGAGGCCCAGGGCTTCGTCCCTGGATAGAAGGCGCGCGGGGAGGCCAAGCGCATCACAGGCCGCTAAAAATCGCCCTCGGAAATCGAGGCCGTCTTCGGGAAGGGTGACGAAGAGGCCCCCGGTCTCTTCGATGCAGTGGGAGGCGATCTTTTTAAGGATCTTGTTCTCGGAGAGACATTCCCGGGCCGCCTCTGGGTCGGAGACCGCATATCTCGCCCCGCTATGAAGTAGACCGTGATTTCTTCCG
Encoded proteins:
- a CDS encoding 4Fe-4S dicluster domain-containing protein, whose translation is MPSHEHSRSKTEHSTRALSAKRGADACIRCATCMAVCPVSRVTPFFPGPKQAGPGAERFRITSTYPGGEWTDLCIGCHLCDLACPSGVPISEMNLIARAKHLDERGRPLRDWLLSHTYLFGEMGSRLSRVLNPLWRSGIVRRTLHLLLGIDRRRELPFFQSPTFRQWFRKRSPCEGEKIAYFYGCFINTNEVDVGRATVEVLEANGFEVVLPAQGCCGIPMLGNGDLEGAKRMAL
- the glpB gene encoding anaerobic glycerol-3-phosphate dehydrogenase subunit GlpB, which gives rise to MHYDLIVIGMGLSGLMAAKTAVEAGRKVLVVGKGMGGLTLFSNTIDLLGTPLEGGKMREALNGWVHDHPEHPYARVGVEKIEEALSSFGVLFPPPYTFEARDGRNSLIPTGAGTFRPTYLVPSTLMRGIHLREKRTLIVGFKGLRDFHPRRLADLYGSRQTTLPLPGDFGTEVSALALARWMEQPPFREFVAGEIKAVLKGEEMVGLPAVLGIRDPMRARRDLEKRLGVAVFEIPILPPSIPGLRIFGRFKEWLIRRGATFLQGHWVSKATLKGKRCEGIEIGHPPVTRLDTAEQYIVATGRFMGGGLMADRDRVWEPLFHLPVFPFLSPRDWFGASFFDDHPIHRMGISTDASFRPLDERGNIVLENVRIAGTLLAGHHFLKEKSREGIEIVTGYWAAKYAFP
- the glpA gene encoding anaerobic glycerol-3-phosphate dehydrogenase subunit A; this encodes MKFTTEVLIVGGGATGAGILRDLSLRGIPCLLVEKGDLLSGASGRNHGLLHSGARYAVSDPEAARECLSENKILKKIASHCIEETGGLFVTLPEDGLDFRGRFLAACDALGLPARLLSRDEALGLEPELNPAILSAVEVPDAAIDPFELVLSNVRDAEDHGAKALLHTEVTRLHVEGDRVRRAILRDLLSGEEHQIETSFLINATGAWAEGFLRRLNLRLPMALSKGSMLITNQRLSRRVINRCRPPSDGDIIVPNHTVSILGTTSVRVEDPENFEVTPSEVSHLIRETSRMIPAIEEARFLRAYAGIRPLFRSEERGDDRALSRGFVLLDHGERDGLQNLITITGGKLATYRMMAEKTSDLICQKMGVSASCTTHLKPLPKAFKISGLAERLKTLGHGEILCDCELVSQGEIEEAVMERELKNLQDILHRTRLAKGTCQGAFCVYRLLGLLHERGKIDGDSIGILKGFLEERWRGIRPILWGAALKEEELIEGIYKGIFNL